tttgctgacttcAGGTTCGTGTTTTTCGTGGTCGGAATCCGTTTTGTTGTGGTCATTAGACCTTGGCAGAATGCGGCGGCCATTCATTGAACAGGGGGAGGATCGCGTGGGATGCATTGTCAGGCCACATTCGGCCTCATTTGTTCAGATGCCTGGAAGCAGAATTTAGAGCTTGATTGTTCCTGTGTTGACGATGGTAACCTTTTCTTGCTGCTGGAATGAAAAGCTGTGCGTCATCCATCGCATGCAACCGGATGCTCCATGACGTTTTTTGACAAATCATCAGCTTTCGTCAGAAATGATGAATTCCTGTCATAGCACTGATGAATTTAGAAATAGAAACATGTTAAGATAAAATGATTTAGTGTTTGTTCACGATTAAGCGCATTAGACTAAATCATTCATTCCGCAACAAAGCATGAGAAAACGTTTTTGACCTACTTTACTGGTCTATATTAGTGGATTATTTAAGACCAGTCATCAGTGCTAAATTTCCTGTTCAGATATAAATTTACGTGTTTTGCACTCACTGTACATTCATTTGCTTTGACTTATGACCACGTTGATTTATTGAAGTTTATTGTTTACATCACAGCTGATGCCCAGCCAGTGTTCTTTGTCttctacatttattattatgttatttaaatgacattgacttttttttttttttttccaggttaaAGAGGCCATGCAGAGAATTCACGACAGAGGCAATATTGGAAAACTCATTCTGGATGTCGAGAAGTCGCCTACTCCCTTGGTAACAGCAATTTCTTTAATAACAAACATTAAATTCCAAAATCTCATTGTCAAAACACATTCACGTGTTAGAGCAAGTAAGCTTGtaacttcaaacatatttcatatctcaaatcatctttcccttttgaaatgaatggaaatgtcactAATCCGTCCCAGCCTCCGAATAAAACACGAACAAAaatctttgtgtttttaataagaaaaatagctctCCACAATATTGTcctttcataaaaacatacaacaataaCATGATTGAATACAATATAAAGAAAGATAAATATAATGTGCATCATGATCCTTCTGATGTGTGTACCGTAGCCACCAGGAGGCACAATATATGCATATTTTCAGTACATAAGGATATAAACGAAGAAGATGGTCATaactgctcagtaagctgcagtaatattagtcgttttttcacagaggataaagaatatatgcctgtgaatattgttatagtCTGTCTCCACGTGTTGCTGCACCTTTTATGTTTGATTTGGTTCAATTTGTTGCTAAAAAGGTTTTACACCAAGACATCAACGCTATTTTCTTTAGCTCATCAAAATTATGAGATTCTATTAAATACGCAACaggtaattctctttgttccatgtttagtttgacagcaaacttcaactgggtgtGGCAATGAAAAAGGTGGccgatgttatttatttttggcggcttgtatctccaaaaacccgtaagtcaggtcactcatgaattgaggtaccactgtatatgcaCACAATATGAATATGTAGACGCAGTGTCTTacgaaaaaagtaaaaatgtgtgtgtgtgtgtgtgtgaacgaaTGTGTCCTTGTGCTTTTGTGTTGAGTGAGTACTTCACTATTGAGTGACTCCTGCACCAGTAAAtccttatttcccccccccccaatcagatGGCCAGCGACAGTACTGAGACCAGCGAAGCgggggaggaagaagaggaggcggAGGGGGACAATGACAGCAAAGAGCGCATGCCTTTTATCCATTAGAGCTAACCGAACATGCCGTGAGGCAGTCCCTTACAGGTTTACCTCGTAAGGTCACGCTGAGCGAGTTGTGCAGTGTTTGTGCATGTTATGTACTCATGTAAGTATTCCTCTTGTTCGTTACCTGTTGTTACTTGCAGATAGAGTGTTGGCGAAAAGACATTGTGATGCACGTGCAAAGTACGAATTGCATTGCTACGTGAcgtattttctttttggttttaaAACAATCTAGTGAGTCACTTTAATTCGTAATATGAGTTATTAATAGGCTTATCTAACCCGGCTGACTTGCTTTGAGCATTTAACTAATAGTCAATTTTAGATTTAGTAGAAAATCtaacaaatttaacaaaaaaaatgtttttttaaatatcctcCCTGTACTTGATGATGGCGGACGAGGTGAAATATTAGTAAGGGCAGAAATGCATACATacagaaaatgttatttttaagccTCCCTACAGGTGCCAACCACGTTATATTAAGAGATCACATGTGCCTTGTGTTTGataattgaaatgttttccCTAATGTCAGGCTACCAAGTgaacacatttactgtatgtataactGGAGTATTAAAACTCATCCAAACTACCGGTAATCATGCTGTACCCTGAGAATGACGTTTAGTGAGATCTTTGTACACATCAATTGGATTGATGAAAATCAGTTTTATCACGAAACCTTTACCAACATGAGTTTTATTTATTACCTGGTTACATATGTGGTGATGTTTATAAAACACTGGGATCCATCAGGAGAGGATTTGAAAAGACAAAGTTTATATACGTGGCACAACAAAGATGAGAAATGAAAATAGATCAGAACCTCTGGAAAAAATGTCTTAAGAGGAGAATGATGATTTCCTCTGCCATTTGAGAAAACTTTTTATTACCTGTCTGACCAAAGTTACTTTCTGGTGCCTCAAAACAAACATGGCCTGAGAGAATGcttatttttagaataaacACAGCCCATCACAATGTGAAATGCAGGGAATACTATAAAGAGGCCCTGATGACTTATACATTTGTATCATGTCACGTTTTTAAAGATGGGTGTATAATGCAACAGCAAACTTGAATCACTTTTCACAATACCAGATGTATTAAGCGTACAGTACGTACCGACTGACTGAAAACAAGCTGTTAAACACACCATCAGCTCATTAAAATCAAAACTAACTAAGGAAATAAGGATTATGCTAGAAATTACCTTGAGATATAATTAAGAAATATGTGTAACGTAGCTcatcactttttaaattaatctcGGTATTAAGTAGAAATATATATGATATGTGTGTTTGCAAGAGAAAAGGAAAAGGtgcatgttttgatcatttttgcATATGTTTGTGTTcacgtgtttgtgtttgtttgtttcttatcTGTGGTCGACTATTTTTGTCCAGTTTTGCCAACTTCAATTGTGCATTTTgtttacatgaaaataaatggatacGCAAAGAAACTCTTTTAATGATCCCCAGAGGGTAAATTCAGGTGTTACAGCAGCCCACGGCAGGTTGTCAAAcattatttcaacagtattatgaatcagtgaggATGCACCATTGAGttatgcatcctttgtaaatgtatacataaaaatgtaagttgtggcagtgcattgaaaaaaaaaacaacccaaaagaTTCAAACAAACCATCCTCTTTTTAAGTgaagcttttgactgaaattttgtatttctacatgagctatttattttcacagaattgTAGTGTGAACATGGCGCACAATTTTATATTAGTGTGCTCCTGAAAGTGCATCAATctcatttaagtgttgtcagtgcaccctccagtgggcaaaattagcaacagcagttgcttttattgaaaaatagcagtgactgtgttctccatccccacgGGCCGGATTGGGGCCTTatctttgacccccccccccccccccccgtcgtcgtcgtcgtccacAAACTAACAAGCTTGCTTCCACCCCAGagagttttcatttttatgttgaCAAACAAGTttactgtgactttttttttttttactcgcgGAGAGCAGACATTTGCACATCGAAAATATCCCGGAGAAAAGAAGTgccaaacagtcaaatgtttccAGTTTGTCAAATGAAAGGACACACTGCTCAGTGCACCGTGTCCCAAGTCAATATTTCTCACAAATCCCAACACAAGGAAGACATTATTTGTCCCTCCACCCCAATATCTCCCTGACCTCCTCCTCATGTTTGGAAAAAGAAACATCATGTGGGCCAATACAGAGGCAGCCTCCAGAGCAACACACAGAGAGCTAGTATATACCGGGCCGTCCTCAGACTTTTTGACTCCTTTCACGGCAGCACAAGGTGCAGCACTGCGCAGCCTCCAACATGGCACGTGTGGGCTTCCACGTCTACCTGGTCCTGTACTTTTCTTTGCTCCACTCCAGCTCCGGACGCCCGCCTCGCATCAGGAAGGCCGTGTCGCCTCGGGCAACCGGTAACCGGGCGCACTCATCGGACGCAGCGTCTCCGCCGCACATCTTGACCTCTCCTAATATTTCCTTCTTCTCCGCTGCGCTGCAGATGATGATGACGTGAAGGGCCAGCTTGAGAAGTTGTGGCGGGAGGTGAATTTACTAAAAGAGATGCAGGCCTTGCAGACAGGTACCAGTCTCCCAAAATAATGTCTTTAGACGACTCTTCCTCATGAGTCGGTTCCTGCACTGCATATCACTGGTACCCTCGCCACTTGAGAAAATACCTCGACTTTAAAAGTCGACATATAGATTTTTCATTGAGTAAtcgcccccacccccaaaaatacaactctttctttccttttttatgattaacttacattttattgtcattcatgagggctggacttctatccttaaactgcacatGTTGGTACAGAGTGTATGGCATAAACTCTCTACGTAATTTGAGATGACAAAATCGGCCTTTGCCAAACATTTAGCATccgcgattagcattagtgcACGagtgattaccattttaggtcaaacaaattaaaaaaatagctaccattcagctcactcatgatGCATGAGTGAAGTATAAAGTCACATAAAGTATACACTATTCCGTCGTCCGATAGAAGCACTACAACACATTGTCTTTTGTTCTCAGTGTGCCTCCGTGGCATCAAAGTTCACAGGAAGTGCTATCTCACTGTTGAGGAACCCAAACACTATCACGAAGCAAACGAAGACTGCATCGCACAAGGAGGAACTCTTGCAACGCCGCGAGATGCGATGGAGAACAACGACCTTCGAGACTATGCCAAGAGGAGTTCCCCGGGCTCCAAGGACTTCTGGATCGGCGTGGCGGACATAGTGAAAGAAGGCCAGTACGTTGACGTCAACAGTCAGCCCGTCGGCTACCTCAACTGGGACCGCTCCAAGAAGCAACCCACAGGAAGCAAGAGAGAGAGCTGCGTGGCCCTTTCAGTGGCAGCACAGGGCAAGTGGTACGACGAGGTGTGTCGCAGTttgaaaaagtacatttgtgagtatgTTATTCCCTGAAGGCCACACGTGTTGGATGCTCTCCTATGCAGGTCaatgaaagaaagagaaagtaCTCGATTTCCCCAAATAGCGTCTAGCCGTCATAATTAAGACAAGTAAACACATCCCTCAAACAGGTGCCTTCTTTTTAACGGCAGAAATAAAAATGCGTAgtcagtacagtggtgccttgaattatgagtttaattcgatCCATTAGTCGTTTTTCGTAAAAGGATAAGtacgattttttttcctttgagtATTATCTTTTCTGTCTACACGCTTTGCTGCACTGCTTCTGTTCAAATAGTCATTGCTTCATGGGTTGTCACGCTGCGACAATCGCTGCTggtttcgttagcccgtctatggcgttttgtatTGCGCGTTAAcattcaagtcaagtcaaattaGTCATTtgccaattgctccaaaactgATTGACATtcttggaaatgactgccagtttcattttcttgagcaatgTAAGATAactttgtgtggttgttttaaaatacataacGTGTTTAGTGTGTTTAGTTTAACAGGGAACTTcatctgggagtggcaataaacggcAGCAGTAAGCCGTGCGACGGATCGTACCCCGAAAaaaagtcgggtcacttgtaagtGAATATATGTTCTTAGATAGATCTTTCACACACGTAAGACTGTAAAGTTACCATTCTCAATTATGTTGCTAAcccaaacagcagcacctactgaAGCACATATAAAGCCTATTAGATGATTTAAAGGGTGGAGACTTAATTGCATGTACTAAACGAGTTCCCTGCACAGTTTTAAAGATGATCTTATGTTATATCTGAGTGCTCCGGTAGATTCTGAACTCGGATCACTCTCCAATGTGTAAGTCTCTATTTGTGTTGCGTTTTACTACATTTCCTCACAAATGTCCCTGTTCTTTAAACACCAATTTAATTTGACATGAATTGTAATATACTGGTAACATTGTTACTGGTAACATTTCCCCTccaaaaggttacaaaaaaaggcctccctaataataatatttgtgcAAATAGAGTGGCTACAGTTGTTGAAAATGGCAGATACTGTAATTCAAAATAATCTGATAGGACTATATTGTCTGTAAATCCGTACAACCCAAACAAGCCAAGTGTCTAtttctttttatgaaatttaAGATGCGTATCTAAAGTCGTTAGTGCTCAAAACGAAAATAATTTTTAGACTAAATGTATGTTGGTGATGTAgtaagacatttgtttttttcttgtgatcGTCATAGATGTAGACCCTCATGCAACCTATTTACCTTTCCATTGATCCAGTTTTTCAAGGTGTGCAAAGCTGTTTACTTCTCTATCTATGGCTGATACCGCTTAGGATGAGTGCGATGCTAATGCTCATTATCACCATTTAATTGCAGCGTCTTTAAGCAAGCAAGCGTCAAATGTAAAGCAataagtgtattgcatggagaaTAAATGTGAGTACCAATTCACCTACTGCGTTTTCACTGTTTCCTTGCCACAGTATTTACATCAGCGCAAGAAATCATCTTGCTTCTTCCAGACTGAAAAATATCATTATATTAATATACTGTTATTCCAGTTTACCCAGTTGTTCCCTGtaattacaaaccccaattccaataaagttgggatcttgtgtaaaacataaattaaaatagaatacaatgatttgcacatccttttcaacctatatttaatgttcaaactgataaacgttaatATTAttaacatatatttttattttgttggtaaaatgactcaaaatgactatctctaaattgtcttttggCATGAACCTCAGGGTTAGGTGACTGCTCCCTCTACACGCGATAAAATGATGACATAGGTGAGAAGCAGATTGcagttttggtttgcatttttgGTGAGTTGCGGGTGATATTAATTTAGGTGTCATTTAATAAATACGAGGACTCCAATAGACATTGAAAAAAGATGTCGGGTTAAGGCTTACTTTTcaataaaaccattttttgtTACAAATATATAGAATTTTGCATTCTCTGTAGCAGTTaacttttttcataaatgcCGAACACTATGAGTGGTTTTTATACgtacaagtaaaaaaagaaaaaataataagaaataaaGTGTTATCCTCACTTTAGATGTCAAAAGGGTTTTGTCGCTcgaggtgtttatttattttgtaatttttaattattattattaaaaaaatttaaatgtgggAGATGATCCTGCCGAGCCTTGCTATATATTCATCCATTCCGTACTGTagtatgtattcatttttttgaagaatgaCACTTCCGGGAGGAACCACCAGGAAGAGTGCCGTTGCGCTACCCAGTGGCGAAATGTGAGAATTACATCGGAATTAAGCCTTTGACAAACGTCATTGAATTcgtgatcacattttttttaaaattttttttaaataacacccaaaatgttttaaataaaactgataaaaaataatgttgactCGGGAGATTCAGGCAGCACATGCCTACGTCCTGGTGGCCACGTGACGTCAGAGGCGGCTGAATGAAGTCTCGCGCAGGCAGAAACACACcggccattttttttctcaggagCACTCCGCTGCTTCTTCGCCAAGTGGAAAAGCGCTTCGTACCACTTCGATAAGCCTACAAGTTTGGACAAGTGTCACTCGGCTCTGTCACAGGCTTCGGAAAAGTCAACACAACGGGACGCCAACCATGCTGCCGCCGATGAGTGCAAAGTTATTTCGCTGACATCCTCGTCCGGGTTGGGCTTGTCTAAAGTGTCGCACAAATGGAAATGGTGCCCAGCGAGGAGAACCAGTTCGTACCCAAAGAGGTGAGCCGATCCGAACCGAGAGCCAGCGCGAGTCGGTCGCACACTCAACCGCTCTCGGGGCGTTTAGCGATCATCGTTACGTGACGCAGAGAATGCGAAAATACACGTATGTGAATCATGTCAACGCTTTTAGGTGTTAAAAGGAGCTCAAAGGAGCTTGTTGTTTTGGAGGCTAACTTAGCTGCTAGCTCTAAACATGACTTGGACGGCCTATCGTGACATGGCTAACTAACTACGAGTCGTACCACATTGAAGACAAAGAAAGTGAGCTTTTGTCACAAAAACTGGAGTCTTCGTGTCAATTCAATGACGACACTGCGAATTCCACTGCACGTCGTTTGGAGTTGACAAGATTTCCTCCAATTCAACGTATTAGTCAACTGACAAGTAGCACCCAACAGCTTGCTGACCAGCTCGTGTCGTCTGGTAAATCCAAACGTTGGCAACGACTCTATTCTAATCTAGCATGAGATGCTTCCAATCTAAATGTAAGAA
This sequence is a window from Phycodurus eques isolate BA_2022a chromosome 2, UOR_Pequ_1.1, whole genome shotgun sequence. Protein-coding genes within it:
- the clec3a gene encoding tetranectin-like protein is translated as MLCTHHKVQHCAASNMARVGFHVYLVLYFSLLHSSSGRPPRIRKAVSPRATDDDDVKGQLEKLWREVNLLKEMQALQTVCLRGIKVHRKCYLTVEEPKHYHEANEDCIAQGGTLATPRDAMENNDLRDYAKRSSPGSKDFWIGVADIVKEGQYVDVNSQPVGYLNWDRSKKQPTGSKRESCVALSVAAQGKWYDEVCRSLKKYICEYVIP